In Ascaphus truei isolate aAscTru1 chromosome 21, aAscTru1.hap1, whole genome shotgun sequence, one DNA window encodes the following:
- the SPTAN1 gene encoding spectrin alpha chain, non-erythrocytic 1 isoform X5 — MDSCGVKVLETADDIQERRQQVLDRYLRFKELSTVRRQKLEDSYRFQFFQRDADELEKWIQEKLQIASDENYKDPTNLQGKLQKHQAFEAEVQANAGAIVKLDETGNLMISEGHFASETIRTRLVELHRLWELLLLKMREKGVKLQQAQKLVQYLRECEDVLDWINDKEAIVTSEELGQDLEHVEVLQKKFEEFQTDLAAHEERVNEVNQFASKLVQEEHPELDLIKTKQDEVNAGWQRLKGLALQRQGKLFGAAEVQRFNRDVDETIGWIREKEQLMASDDFGRDLASVQALLRKHEGLERDLAALEEKVKALCTESDRLQQSHPQNAPQIQVKGEELITNWEQIRTLAAERHTRLNDSYKLQRFLADFRDLTSWVTEMKALINADELANDVAGAEALLDRHQEHKGEIDAHEDSFKSADAAGLLLLSAGHYASDEVREKITILTEERATLLELWELRRQQYEQCMDLQLFYRDTEQVDNWMSKQEAFLLNEDLGDSLDSVEALLKKHEDFEKSLSAQEEKITALDEFATKLIQNNHYAMEDVATRRDALLSRRNALHERALYRRTQLADSFHLQQFFRDSDELKSWVNEKMKTATDEAYKDPSNLQGKVQKHQAFEAELSANQSRIEALENSGQKLIDVNHYASDEVATRMNDVITLWKKLLEATELKGIKLREANQQQQFNRNVEDIELWLYEVEGHLASDDYGKDLTNVQNLQKKHALLEADVAAHQDRIDGITIQARQFQDAGHFDADNIRKKQEALVGRYDTLKEPMVARKQKLSDSLRLQQLFRDIEDEETWIREKEPIAASTNRGKDLIGVQNLLKKHQALQAEIAGHEPRIKAVSQKGDSMISEGHFASDEVKAKLRELTQKWESLKGKASQRRQDLEDSLQAQQYFADANEAESWMREKEPIVGSTDYGKDEDSAEALLKKHEALMSDLRAYGSSIQALTEQAQSCRQQVAPTDDETGKELVLALYDYQEKSPREVTMKKGDILTLLNSTNKDWWKVEVNDRQGFVPAAYVKKLDPAQSASRENLLEEQGNIALRQEQIDGQYHNILEMGEKRKDMLGKSCKKFMLFREANELQQWINEKESALTNEEVGTDLEQVEVLQKKFDDFQKDLKANESRLKDINKVADDLESEGLMTEEVQPVQAVQAMQTQEVYGMQRDEGDSKSASPWKSVRTAVHSVATFNSIKDLNARWRSLQQMAEERSQLLGSAHEVQRFHRDADETKEWIEEKNQALNTDSYGHDLASVQALQRKHEGFERDLAALGDKVNSLGETAERLIQSHPESAEDIQEKCTELNQAWNSLGKRADQRKEKLGDSHDLQRFLSDFRDLMSWINGIRGLVSSDELARDVTGAEALLERHQEHRTEIDARAGTFQAFEQFGQQLLARGHYASPEIKEKLDVLDQERASLEKAWVQRRMTLDQCLELQLFNRDCEQAENWMAAREAFLNSEDKGDSLDSVEALIKKHEDFDKAINVQEEKIAALQSFADQLIAADHYSKGDIASRRNEVLDRWRRLKAQMIEKRSKLGESQTLQQFSRDVDEIEAWISEKLQTASDESYKDPTNIQSKHQKHQAFEAELHANADRIRGVIDMGNSLIERGACAGSEDAVKVRLAALHDQWQFLVHKSAEKSQKLKEANRQQNFNTGIKDFDFWLSEIEALLASEDYGKDLASVNNLLKKHQLLEADISAHEDRLKDLNGQADSLMTSSAFDTSQVKDKRTAINDRFLRIKSMASARRGRLNESHRLHQFFRDLDDEESWIKEKKLLVSSDDYGRDLTGVQNLRKKHKRLEAELAAHEPAIQAMLDTGKKLADDNTIGKDEIQQRLAQFVEHWKELKQLAAARGQRLEESLEYQQFVANVEEEEAWINEKMTLVASEDYGDTLAAIQGLLKKHEAFETDFTVHKDRVHDVCANGEDLIQKNNHHVENISAKMKGLRGKVAELEKAAAQRKAKLDENSAFLQFNWKADVVESWIGEKENSLKTDDYGRDLSSVQTLLTKQETFDAGLQAFQQEGITNITALKDRLLAAKHVQSRAIETRHASLMKRWHQLLDNSAARKKKLLEAQEHYRKVEDLFLTFAKKASAFNSWFENAEEDLTDPVRCNSLEEIKALREAHDAFRNSLSSAQTDFNQLAELDRQIKGFRVASNPYTWFTMEALEETWRNLQKIIKERELELQKEQRRQEENDKLRQEFAQHANAFHQWIQETRTYLLDGIAYRRVIRVYQYEVGDDLSGRSCMVEESGTLESQLEATKRKHQEIRAMRSQLKKIEDLGAAMEEALILDNKYTEHSTVGLAQQWDQLDQLGMRMQHNLEQQIQARNTTGVTEEALKEFSMMFKHFDKDKSGRLNHQEFKSCLRSLGYDLPMVEEGEPDPEFEAILDTVDPNRDGHVSLQEYMAFMISRETENVKSSEEIESAFRALSVEQKPYVTKEELYQNLSREQADYCISHMKPYMDSKGRELTTSYDYVEFTRSLFVN; from the exons ATGGATTCATGCGGAGTTAAAGTGCTGGAGACGGCAGATGACATCCAGGAGAGACGCCAGCAAGTCTTGGACCGTTACCTGCGTTTCAAGGAGCTCTCTACCGTGCGGCGGCAGAAGTTGGAGGATTCCTACCGCTTCCAGTTCTTCCAGCGCGATGCAGACGAGCTGGAGAAATGGATCCAGGAGAAACTCCAGATCGCATCAGATGAGAACTACAAAGATCCGACTAACCTGCAG GGGAAGCTGCAGAAACACCAGGCCTTCGAGGCAGAAGTCCAGGCGAACGCGGGAGCCATCGTTAAACTGGACGAGACTGGAAACCTGATGATTTCCGAGGGGCATTTTGCATCGGAGACCATAAGG ACCCGGCTGGTGGAGCTGCACCGCCTGTGGGAACTGCTGCTCCTGAAAATGCGAGAGAAGGGGGTCAAACTGCAGCAGGCTCAGAAGCTGGTGCAGTACCTGCGGGAGTGCGAGGACGTGCTGGACTGGATCAATGACAAG GAGGCGATCGTCACGTCCGAGGAACTCGGGCAGGACCTGGAGCACGTGGAAGTTTTACAGAAGAAGTTTGAAGAATTTCAGACGGACCTGGCCGCTCACGAGGAAAGGGTTAACGAAGTCAACCAGTTTGCGAGCAAGCTCGTCCAG GAGGAACACCCCGAACTGGATTTGATCAAGACCAAACAAGATGAGGTGAACGCCGGCTGGCAGCGCCTGAAGGGGCTGGCTCTCCAGAGGCAGGGGAAGCTGTTCGGAGCTGCGGAGGTTCAGCGCTTCAACAG AGATGTAGATGAAACCATTGGTTGGATCCGAGAGAAGGAGCAGCTGATGGCATCCGATGACTTCGGCAGAGACCTGGCCAGCGTACAAGCCCTTCTCCGTAAGCACGAGGGTCTGGAGCGGGACCTGGCCGCACTGGAGGAAAAG GTGAAGGCTTTATGCACAGAGTCGGACCGCCTGCAGCAGTCGCACCCACAGAACGCCCCCCAGATTCAGGTGAAGGGAGAAGAGCTGATCACAAACTGGGAGCAAATCCGCACCCTGGCAGCAGAACGTCACACTCGCCTCAACGACTCTTACAA gctgcagcGATTCCTTGCGGACTTCAGGGACCTGACCAGCTGGGTGACCGAAATGAAAGCGCTCATCAACGCTGACGAGCTCGCTAACGATGTGGCTGGAGCCGAGGCTCTGCTGGATAGGCACCAGGAGCACAAG GGTGAAATAGATGCTCACGAGGACAGTTTTAAATCTGCGGATGCAGCGGGACTGCTCTTGCTCAGTGCTGGACATTATGCCTCCGATGAAGTCAGGGAGAAG ATCACCATCCTAACAGAAGAGAGAGCTACCCTTCTGGAGCTGTGGGAACTCCGCCGACAACAGTACGAACAGTGCATGGACCTGCAGCTTTTCTACAGAGACACCGAGCAGGTGGACAACTGGATGAGCAAGCAAGAG GCCTTCCTGCTCAACGAGGATTTGGGAGATTCTCTGGACAGTGTGGAAGCTCTTCTGAAAAAACATGAGGACTTTGAGAAGTCTCTCAGTGCCCAGGAAGAGAAAATCACG GCCCTGGATGAGTTTGCTACAAAGCTGATCCAGAATAACCACTATGCCATGGAGGATGTAGCTACTCGCAGAGATGCG CTGCTGAGCCGCCGTAATGCCCTCCACGAACGGGCGCTCTACCGCCGCACCCAGCTGGCAGACTCCTTCCACCTGCAGCAATTCTTCCGCGACTCGGACGAGCTGAAGAGCTGGGTCAACGAGAAGATGAAAACTGCAACGGATGAGGCATacaag GACCCGTCCAACCTCCAGGGGAAGGTGCAGAAGCACCAGGCTTTCGAGGCGGAGCTCTCTGCTAACCAGAGCCGCATCGAAGCTCTGGAGAACTCTGGGCAGAAGCTAATCGATGTCAACCATTACGCATCCGACGAGGTGGCCACGCGCAtgaatgacgtcatcacgctgtggAAGAAGCTGCTGGAAGCTACAGAACTGAAAG GTATAAAGCTGCGTGAAGCCAACCAACAGCAGCAGTTCAACCGTAATGTGGAGGACATTGAGCTCTGGCTGTATGAGGTGGAGGGACACCTGGCTTCAGATGACTATGGCAAAGACTTGACCAATGTGCAGAACCTGCAGAAGAAGCACGCTTTGCTGGAAGCGGACGTTGCAGCTCACCAG gATCGTATTGATGGAATCACCATCCAGGCGCGTCAGTTCCAAGACGCAGGCCACTTTGACGCAGATAACATCAGGAAGAAGCAGGAGGCACTTGTTGGGAGGTACGACACACTGAAGGAGCCCATGGTCGCCCGCAAGCAGAAGCTGTCCGATTCTCTCCGTCTGCAACAGCTTTTCAGAGACATTGAAGACGAGGAGACCTGGATAAGGGAGAAGGAACCCATTGCAGCCTCTACCAACAGGG GCAAGGATTTGATTGGTGTCCAGAACCTGCTGAAGAAGCACCAAGCCCTGCAAGCCGAGATAGCCGGACACGAGCCCCGCATTAAAGCCGTTTCCCAGAAGGGAGACTCGATGATCAGCGAAG GCCACTTTGCTTCTGACGAGGTCAAGGCGAAGCTGAGGGAGCTGACCCAGAAGTGGGAGTCTCTGAAGGGCAAAGCGTCCCAGCGCCGGCAGGACCTGGAGGACTCCCTGCAAGCGCAGCAGTACTTTGCCGACGCCAACGAGGCCGAATCCTGGATGCGCGAGAAGGAGCCCATCGTCGGCAGCACGGACTACGGAAAGGACGAGGACTCGGCCGAG GCGCTTCTGAAGAAGCACGAAGCTCTTATGTCTGATCTCCGCGCATATGGAAGCAGCATCCAGGCCCTGACGGAGCAGGCTCAGTCCTGCAGG CAACAAGTTGCCCCAACGGATGACGAGACTGGGAAGGAGCTGGTGCTGGCACTGTATGATTATCAGGAGAAGAGTCCTCGGGAGGTCACCATGAAGAAGGGCGACATCCTCACACTGCTTAACAGCACCAACAAG GACTGGTGGAAGGTGGAAGTGAACGATCGGCAGGGCTTCGTGCCAGCTGCGTACGTGAAGAAGCTGGACCCAGCGCAGTCTGCATCCCGGGAGAACCTGCTAGAGGAACAGGGAAACATCGCTCTGCGACAGGAGCAGATTGATGGCCA GTACCACAACATCCTGGAGATGGGCGAGAAACGcaaggacatgctggggaagaGCTGCAAGAAGTTCATGCTGTTCCGCGAGGCCAACGAGCTGCAGCAGTGGATTAACGAGAAGGAATCTGCTCTCACCAACGAGGAGGTGGGCACGGACCTggagcaggtggaggtgctgcagaAGAAGTTTGACGATTTCCAGAAG GACTTGAAAGCGAATGAATCGCGCCTGAAGGACATCAACAAGGTCGCCGACGACCTGGAATCGGAAGGGCTGATGACAGAGGAAGTGCAGCCAGTGCAGGCAGTGCAGGCAATGCAGACACAG gAGGTGTACGGGATGCAGAGG GATGAAGGCGACTCCAAGTCCGCCTCTCCGTGGAAG TCTGTTCGGACGGCCGTTCACTCTGTGGCTACCTTCAACTCTATCAAG GATCTGAATGCGCGCTGGAGATCCCTGCAGCAGATGGCAGAGGAGAGGAGCCAGCTTTTGGGCAGCGCCCACGAAGTCCAGAGATTCCACAG AGATGCCGATGAGACAAAAGAATGGATTGAAGAGAAGAATCAGGCTTTGAATACAGACAGCTATGGACATGACTTGGCCAGTGTTCAGGCTCTACAGCGCAAACATGAGGGGTTCGAGAGAGATCTGGCGGCTCTGGGAGATAAG GTCAACTCCCTGGGAGAGACGGCCGAGCGTCTGATCCAGTCGCACCCAGAGTctgctgaagacatccaggagAAATGCACGGAGCTCAACCAGGCCTGGAACAGCCTCGGCAAACGTGCCGACCAGCGCAAGGAGAAACTGGGAGACTCTCACGACCTGCAGCGTTTCCTAAGTGACTTCAG GGATCTCATGTCTTGGATTAACGGTATCCGGGGCTTGGTGTCATCCGATGAACTCGCCAGGGATGTCACTGGAGCCGAGGCTCTGTTGGAACGGCACCAG GAGCACCGCACAGAGATTGATGCCAGAGCTGGCACTTTCCAGGCCTTTGAGCAGTTTGGGCAGCAGCTGCTGGCTCGTGGGCATTACGCCAGCCCAGAGATCAAGGAGAAGCTGGATGTCTTGGACCAGGAACGCGCAAGCTTGGAAAAGGCCTGGGTGCAGCGCCGGATGACGTTGGATCAATGCTTGGAGCTCCAG CTCTTTAATCGGGACTGCGAGCAGGCAGAGAACTGGATGGCAGCCCGCGAAGCCTTCCTTAACAGCGAAGACAAAGGGGATTCTCTGGACAGTGTGGAGGCGCTTATTAAGAAGCATGAAGACTTTGATAAAGCCATTAATGTCCAG GAAGAGAAGATCGCTGCTCTGCAGTCTTTTGCTGACCAGCTGATCGCTGCCGATCACTACTCCAAAGGGGACATTGCTTCCCGCCGCAATGAGGTCCTGGACAG GTGGCGCCGCCTGAAAGCTCAGATGATTGAGAAGAGGTCCAAGCTGGGAGAGTCTCAGACATTGCAGCAGTTCAGCAGAGATGTGGATGAAATTGAAGCCTGGATCAGCGAGAAGCTGCAGACCGCCAGCGACGAGTCTTATAAGGATCCCACAAACATCCAG AGCAAACACCAGAAGCACCAGGCGTTCGAGGCCGAGCTTCACGCCAACGCTGACCGTATCCGCGGCGTCATAGACATGGGGAACTCGCTGATCGAACGCGGCGCCTGCGCCGGCAGCGAGGACGCCGTGAAG gttCGGCTCGCGGCTCTCCACGATCAGTGGCAGTTCCTGGTGCACAAATCTGCAGAAAAGAGCCAGAAACTGAAGGAAGCGAACAGACAGCAGAACTTTAACACCGGCATCAAGGACTTCGATTTCTGGCTGTCGGAG ATCGAGGCTCTGCTGGCATCGGAGGATTATGGGAAGGACCTGGCGTCCGTGAACAACCTTCTTAAGAAGCACCAGCTGTTGGAGGCAGATATCTCTGCCCACGAG gaCCGTCTGAAGGATCTGAACGGGCAGGCGGACAGCCTGATGACCAGCAGCGCCTTCGACACCTCCCAGGTGAAGGACAAACGCACCGCCATCAACGACCGCTTTCTGCGCATCAAAAGCATGGCCTCTGCCCGCCGCGGCAGGCTGAACGAGTCCCACCGCCTGCATCAGTTCTTCAGGGACCTCGATGACGAGGAATCCTGGATCAA ggagaagaaGCTACTGGTCAGTTCGGATGATTACGGCCGGGACTTGACGGGTGTGCAGAACCTGAGGAAGAAGCACAAGAGGCTGGAGGCAGAGTTGGCCGCTCACGAGCCGGCCATCCAGGCGA TGCTGGACACTGGTAAGAAGCTGGCGGATGACAACACTATTGGAAAGGACGAGATTCAGCAGCGCCTGGCGCAGTTTGTGGAGCATTGGAAGGAACTGAAGCAGCTGGCAGCCGCTCG GGGTCAGCGGCTGGAAGAGTCTCTAGAGTATCAGCAGTTCGTAGCCAATGTGGAGGAGGAGGAAGCCTGGATTAATGAGAAGATGACGCTAGTGGCCAGCGAGGACTATGGAGACACTTTGGCCGCCATCCAG GGCTTGCTCAAGAAGCACGAGGCGTTTGAGACCGACTTCACCGTGCATAAGGACAGAGTGCATGACGTCTGTGCTAACGGAGAAGACCTCATCCAGAAG AACAACCACCATGTGGAGAACATAAGCGCCAAGATGAAGGGACTGCGAGGGAAGGTGGCGGAGCTGGAGAAGGCGGCCGCGCAGCGCAAGGCGAAACTTGACGAGAATTCTGCTTTCCTGCAGTTTAACTGGAAGGCGGATGTAGTGGAGTCGTGGATCG GCGAGAAGGAGAACAGTCTGAAGACGGATGACTATGGGAGAGACCTGTCCTCCGTGCAGACTCTCCTCACTAAGCAG gagACCTTCGATGCCGGGCTGCAGGCATTCCAGCAGGAAGGCATCACCAACATCACCGCGCTGAAGGACCGCCTGCTAGCTGCCAAACACGTGCAATCCAGAGCAATCGAGACCAGGCACGCCTCCCTGATGAAACGCTGGCACCAGCTGCTGGATAACTCTGCCGCACGCAAGAAGAAACTGCTGGAGGCTCAGGAGCATTACAGGAAG GTGGAGGACTTGTTCCTGACATTCGCCAAGAAAGCCTCCGCATTTAACAGCTGGTTTGAGAACGCCGAGGAGGATCTGACGGATCCCGTGCGTTGCAACTCCCTGGAGGAAATCAAAGCGCTGCGGGAAGCGCACGACGCCTTCCGCAACTCGCTCAGCTCTGCGCAGACAGACTTCAACCAGCTGGCCGAGCTGGACAGGCAGATCAAGGGTTTCCGGGTGGCGTCCAACCCCTACACGTGGTTCACCATGGAGGCTCTGGAGGAGACTTGGCGCAACCTGCAGAAGATCATAAAG GAACGGGAGCTGGAGCTGCAGAAGGAGCAGCGAAGGCAGGAGGAGAACGATAAACTGCGGCAGGAGTTCGCCCAGCATGCCAATGCTTTCCACCAGTGGATTCAGGAGACCAG GACCTACCTTCTGGACGG CATAGCCTATCGCAGAGTCATACGTGTGTATCAGTATGAAGTTGGGGATGATCTATCTGGAAG